CGCTCTTGGAGCGCGCGCCGCTGGCCTTGTATACGCGCTTGCTCGGGCGGCTCGCGGCGATCCCGCTGCCGCCGCCGCTACGCCAGCCGATCTTGCGTCGCTTCGCCGCGCGGCTGGGCATCGACGCAGCGGAGGCTGAGCTGCCGCTCGATCAATATGCTTCAGTGGGCGAGTTCTTCGCACGGCGCCTGCGCGCGGGCGCGCGAGCCGTCGATCCCCGGGCGACGACCTTGGTCTCGCCGGTGGACGGCACGGTGACGGCCTGCGGTACGGTGCGGGGCTCCCGCCTGCTGCAGGCGAAGGGCATCGACTACGAGGTGTCCGAGCTGCTGGGCGACGCGCGCCTCGCTGCGCGCTTCGAGGGTGGCGTCTACCTCACGATCTACCTCCATCCACGCGACTACCATCGGATCCATGCGCCGGTCGCGGGATCGCTGCGGACGCTGCGGCGGATCGCCGGCGCGCTGCTGCCGGTACAGCATTGGGTGGTCGACCGCGTGCCTGGGCTCTTCGTGCGCAATGAGCGCCTGGTCTTCGAGCTGGCTGGGGCGCTCGGTCCGCTGGCCCTGGTCTGCGTCGGGGCTGCGGGCGTCGGCCTCATTACGACGACGGTGCCGGAGGGTCCCGGGTCGTTCACCGTCTTCACGCGACCGCTGGAGGTCGACAAAGGGCAGGAGCTGGCGGCCTTCCGCCTCGGCTCGACGGTGATCTTGTTGGCCGCTGCCGACCGGACGGGGCTGCTCGTGGCCCGTGGGGACGTCGTGCGGATGGGCCAGGCGGTCGCGCAGGGTGGCGTGGAGCCGAGCCCCGTGGCGGCGCCCGAGGAGCGAGCGCAACGATGACGAAGGGCGGCGATACCTTCGACGAGGGCGCGCCTCCCGTCGACCTCGGGTCGGCCGCCGTCGCCGCTGCCGAGCCCCTCGACCCGGTCAGCGAGCCCGACATCGTGGTGGACCTCCCGGGGACGTTGACGGCCCCGGCGGCGCTCGCCGGCGACTTGGAGGCGGGTGAAGAGCCTCGTGCGGAGGAGTTCGATGCCTCCCGCCGGATGGCGCTCCTGGTGGCCGCGCTGCACCGGCAGGGGTCGGAGGGGGAGGCGGCGTCAGTGCAGCAACTCGACGCGGCTGAGTCCGACGAGGTCGCGGGCGACGCCGACGTGGTGGCCCGCCCTGGGTTGGGGCTCGCCGAGCAGGAGCTCAGCGGCGACGACATGGAGGACATGGAGGACATGCCGACCCCTCCGCCCCTCCCGGAGCTCGAGCTCGATGCCAACCTCTCGCCCTGGGGCGTCGCGTCGCTCGGGGCGACGGCGGGGGAGGTGCGCCTCCCGCTCGCCGAGGCCCGGCTGGCGCAGGCTCCTGAGGATGGGGTCATCACCTCGGCGCCACCCGACTCGCTGCCTGGTGTCGCGCCGGACGACGCGCCCTTCCAGGGGCCTACTGCTGCCCCGCATGGAGCGGGCGCCGCCGAGCCGACGGCCGGCGGCCTAGCGCGCGAGGCGCAGCGTCGCAGCGAGCCGACCGCGCCGATTCGGGCGGCCGGGGCGCCCAGCAAGGCGTGGTTCGAGGTCATCTTCGACGAGGACTACCTGCGGACGCTACCGTCGCTGACGTCGGCCTCCACCCGCAGCGAGGTCGATTTCCTCGAGCGCGCCCTGCACCCCGCCAAGGAGGCGGAGATCATCGACCTCGGATGCGGCGTCGGTCGGCACGCGGTGGAGCTGGCATCCCGGGGCTACTCGAAGGTCACCGCCTTCGATCTCTCCCTGCCGCTGCTGATCCGCGGGGCGGACGAATCGCAGCGACGCGGCCTCAAGGTCAACTTCGTCCATGGCGACTTCCGCGAGATGGACCAGCAGGAAAAATTCGAGTGCGCTTACTGCCTGAACACCAGCTTCGGCTTCTTTGACGACGAAACGAACCGCCGGGTGCTGCAGTCGATGCGGCGAGCGTTGCGGGTTGGCGGACGGCTGCTGCTCGAGGTTGTCAATCGCGATTACATCAGCCGTGGCCTGCCTGCTCGCCTCGGCTGGGAGGGGGATGGCTGCCTGGTACTGGAGGAGGTTGATTTCAACTTCTACACCAGCCGACTGCATAACCGTCGCGCCGTGGTGTTCATGGACGGGCGCCATATCGAGCACGTGATCTCGATTCGCTGTTACAGCCTTCATGAGCTGGGCAAGCTGCTCCATCACGCCGGGTTTCGGGTGCTCGATGTTTCGGGCCACTGGGCCCATCGAGGGCGCTTCTTTGGCAACGACTCGGCGGCGCTGATCGTCCTCGCCGAGCGCCGCGGCGACTAGTCCGCTCGGCCGATGGAACCTCGCGCTGCGGAGCTGGACCCGGCGAGCACCGCTCCGGAGGAGTGCCCGCAGTGACTGAGGGTGACGGTGTGTTTGCTGCTGTGCGGGGCGCTGGAAACCCCAGCCGGCGGCAGCGCGCATGCGTGCGGACGATCGGCGCGCGGGTCGGGCGATGGGTGTACGAGGCTCTGTTCGGGTCGCTACTGCCCGTGTTCCTGCCGCTCCTGGCGCTCCACCCGCGCCTGCGTGGCGGCCTGGCGCAGCGGCTGGGCTGGGGTTGGCCCCCGCCGCCGGTTGATGGTCGGCCGGGGCCCGTCTGGTTTCACGGCGCCAGCGCCGGTGACCTCAGGGCCCTGCTGCCGCTGCTGCTGGGGCTACGCACCGGTGGCACGCGGGTCGTGGCCTCGTGCTTCACCCGCAGCGCCAGCGAGTTCCTCGGCGCGCAGGGCGATGCCGTGCCGCTGCTGCGCGCGCCGCTCGATTTGCGCTGGCCCGTGCGCCGGGCCCTCGACGCCATCGCGCCACGGCTGGTGGTGATCGAAGGCCTGGAGCTCTGGCCGACTTGGATCGCGGCTTGCGCCCAGCGCGGGATCGCCTGCGCGATCGTCAACGGGCGTATGTCTCCGCGCAGCCTGCGCTGGTACCGGCGCTTCGCGTTCCTCTTTCGCCCCCG
The Pseudomonadota bacterium DNA segment above includes these coding regions:
- the psd gene encoding phosphatidylserine decarboxylase (Phosphatidylserine decarboxylase is synthesized as a single chain precursor. Generation of the pyruvoyl active site from a Ser is coupled to cleavage of a Gly-Ser bond between the larger (beta) and smaller (alpha chains). It is an integral membrane protein.), with the protein product MKDNGSVLAALLERAPLALYTRLLGRLAAIPLPPPLRQPILRRFAARLGIDAAEAELPLDQYASVGEFFARRLRAGARAVDPRATTLVSPVDGTVTACGTVRGSRLLQAKGIDYEVSELLGDARLAARFEGGVYLTIYLHPRDYHRIHAPVAGSLRTLRRIAGALLPVQHWVVDRVPGLFVRNERLVFELAGALGPLALVCVGAAGVGLITTTVPEGPGSFTVFTRPLEVDKGQELAAFRLGSTVILLAAADRTGLLVARGDVVRMGQAVAQGGVEPSPVAAPEERAQR
- a CDS encoding methyltransferase domain-containing protein, translated to MTKGGDTFDEGAPPVDLGSAAVAAAEPLDPVSEPDIVVDLPGTLTAPAALAGDLEAGEEPRAEEFDASRRMALLVAALHRQGSEGEAASVQQLDAAESDEVAGDADVVARPGLGLAEQELSGDDMEDMEDMPTPPPLPELELDANLSPWGVASLGATAGEVRLPLAEARLAQAPEDGVITSAPPDSLPGVAPDDAPFQGPTAAPHGAGAAEPTAGGLAREAQRRSEPTAPIRAAGAPSKAWFEVIFDEDYLRTLPSLTSASTRSEVDFLERALHPAKEAEIIDLGCGVGRHAVELASRGYSKVTAFDLSLPLLIRGADESQRRGLKVNFVHGDFREMDQQEKFECAYCLNTSFGFFDDETNRRVLQSMRRALRVGGRLLLEVVNRDYISRGLPARLGWEGDGCLVLEEVDFNFYTSRLHNRRAVVFMDGRHIEHVISIRCYSLHELGKLLHHAGFRVLDVSGHWAHRGRFFGNDSAALIVLAERRGD